The Fibrobacter sp. genome segment CCTGCAGGCTGAAATTGACTTCTGTGCCGTCTGCAACCGGATTCCCGTTTACATCGGTGACAATTGCCGCGCATGGCAGAATAAATGTCCCGTCATTGGGGTTTATACCTTTAAGGATATTTGTTCTGATGGTTATGTATTTCGGCGGACCTGCAAAAGTGAATTTAACCGTGTCCGATTTGATAGTTGAAAAATTGCCGGCTGTGATCCAGACCTGGCGATAGAAGCTGGGTGTTTTGCCGGAAACCAGATAAGTAAATGCCGAACCGTCATCGGTGGTGATTGCCACCGGCGGATCGAGATATTCACCACCGCTGGGGCCATTTACAATATTAAATGCGATCCGGGCATCTTTGACTCTGTTGCCCAGGGAATCATAAGCCACAGCGATAATTTTTGCACGGCTTCCGTTTATGTTGATCACTTCCGGTGTACCCGAAAGAGTGATTTTCCTGACAGCATTTGCCTTGAAATAAAGCGGGAAAGATTTTGTTGTGATTTCACTGGATGTACGTGCTAGGACGTAAATTACAGCGGTGCTGGCGAAATGAGGATTGCGCAGGTAGAAACTCATTTTACCGCTGCTGTTTGTGGTAAATGTCCTGGCAAAGAGGGTATCGAGTTTACCAATGGTGACGCTGACCTGAACCTCGGCTCCCGGGATCGGGGTGACTCCATCGCCCTTAAGGTAAGTAACGTTTATAAGTGTGGAATCGGAACTGTCAGCTATGCATGCCTGACCTGCTGCAGTATCGATAAGGATGATATTGGAGGAATAATTCACTACTACGTATCCGTTTGCACCAGCGGCAGAAATACGTATTGTGTCCATGCCTGAGCCGGTACCATAGACTTTGCAGGTTGCCTCTCCGCGGTTATTGGTAACAGAGTCTGCCGATGCGATTATTGTTTTATCAAGCTGTTTGGAAAAATTGACCGGTTCACCAGCTATAGGATTTTTGGCTGCATCCAGAAGTGAAATGGAGATACGCGAGGTGTCTTTCCCGTTGCTGCCTATGCTTGGAGGTTCGGCATTGGCTGTGAGTTCGACACCTGTGAATTCCACCTGTGCGGTTTGCTGTTTTGAGGGATCGCTGCTCAGCACAGCAGTGATGGTAGCGATCTGGTTTCTCCTGTCGCTTGTCAAATAAGCAACAGCTTTACCGTCACTGTCAGTTGTTGCTTTTCCTGTAATCATCCCTGCTGTTGTGGAAAAAGTGATTACATCTCCGACAATCGGGTTACCGGATTTATTCTTGATGTAGACAGTAACGGGTGCTTTACTTGACCCGTCAGCGGCAATGAATTCCGGAGCCCGCATTGTCATCACTCTGGTGGTGATAAACTGGATAGAAGTATCCGCCGATGCGTATCCTTCTGATTTGTCAAATCCAACCACTTCCAGGCGCATTGTTCCCTCATAAGGGAGGGCCTTGATTGTAAATGAGCATTTGCCTGAACTGTTTGAATTTCCGGAGAAACTGTCAGTCGTGTCATCACCGGCTTCTGTTTTGTAATAACGGGTCAGCACGATGCTTTTACCGGAAAGCGGATTTCCGTTGCCATTTACAAAAGTAGAGGTAAGGACAGCAGAATCCGACTCCCTGGTCTGGAGAATGGTCTTGTTCAGTGAAAGGCGCATCACGAGACTTGTAACATTTATCTGTACAGATGATTCTGTGCCTGATGAGAAGATTGAGACCTGATCATATCCGTTGGACAATGCCTTTACTCTCGCTACTGCACGTCCCTCATAATTGGTTACGGAATCGCTGCTTAAGATTTTCAGATTGGATTTGGACCCGTTTTTCAGAGTAAAGTAAACCGGTGCCCTGGCAACGGGAATTCCTGATGCGTTCAGTACCTGAGCGGTTAAAACCGATGTGTCTCCGACAGCGATGTTTGTCTGATCAGACAGGATGGAGATTGTAACACCTCTGAAAGCAACTTCCGCCTCATCGCTCATCGATTTGTCTGAAACCAGAAATGCTGTTATAAACGCGGTGTCATTTATGTTTGAACTGATCAGTTTTGCTTTGGCTGTTCCATCGCTGTTTGTAACACTCTGCCCCGAATTTGAACATCCGCCCTCACCGACGATAATACCTGATGTAGACACAAACTGGACGCATTCATCGCTTACAGGATTGTGGTTTTCATTGAGCACTCTTACTGTTATAAAGGTATAATCCTGCCCGTCTGCTTTGATAATTGTCTTTTCAGGAACTACCTCTATGAGTTTCTGGATTTTCACCGGGGTGTTTGTAACCTCAAATCGTACAGTCTGGCGTGCGGTCGAACATTTTATCGAGATTTCAACTCTTCCGGGATTTTTATCCGTGAACCGCAGGGTAACCCGTCCGTTGTTATCAGAGATCAGAGAATCGTCAAGCAGGGTTCCTTTATTGGCTGAGGCTGTTACGGTCAATCCGGCCAGGGGCAGAAATGAATCGATAATACTTGTATCACCAAGGATCTGAACCCTGATGGCAAGTGTGTCGCCTAATCTGACATAAGCGCTTTCGGGGCTGGCGAAAATTGACGGTGTGATTTGATCTACAGATGGGTTCAGTTTTGGTCCGGTTGGTCCTGAGATGGCCGGATCACCGTTGTCATCACGGATTGTACAAAAGAATCCAAGCAGGAGTATCAGGCCGACCGTCCAGAGATTACGTATTGCGGTTCTCACAGAAACAACCCCCTTTTTCTTCATAATCTGAAATGTCCACTAAGGAGTGGAGACTTTTGGAAAGAATATACTTCAATTATAAGAATATTAATTTGGAAAAATCAATGACTAAAACTATAATAGATTCGTAAAATCCGGTAGGGTAATATCCCTCCGGAGAGAAAGGAAGATAGGGTAAGCGGTGGTTCGTGGAGCTAAAATAAGGGAAATCCATGCTGGATCTCCTTTTTATAATTCCGGTTTGAGGAGGGGGGATCTGGTTCTGGAGATAAATGGATCAGAAATATCTGATGAACTGGATTTCCGTTTTTTCGCAGCGGATTCTTTTCTGAATGTTGTACTCATGCGCGGGGGAAGAAAGCTGCGGTTTCAGGTTGAGCGGAAAGAGGGTGATTTCCTGGGCCTGGATTTTTATGAGAACCCCATAAACAGATGCTGTAACCGCTGTATTTTCTGTTTTATTGATCAGATGCCGCCCGGGTTGCGCAAGGGTCTGTACATTAAAGATGAAGATTTCAAGCATTCTTTTCTGAATGGCAATTATGTGACTCTCAGCGGGGCGAAGAAAAAGGATCTGGAGAAGCTGGCGTATCTTGGGATATCACCTCTTTACATCTCTGTACATGCGACAGATACGGAGGTCCGGAACAGATTACTGGGCAACCGCAGGGCTGCACCGATTCTCGATCAACTGGGATTTCTAAAAGAGATGGGGATTTCATTTCACACCCAGATTGTGGTTTGCAGAGGGTATAATGATGGATCTGTGTTGAATAAGACTGTAGAGGATCTTCTGGCACTGGGTCATTCTCTCCTTTCTATAGCAGTTGTTCCGGTGGGGCTTACAAAGTTTAGAAAGTTTCCTTTGACCGGGTTTGATTCTCCTTCTGCTGCATCGATCTGCAGGGAAATACAGTTGCTGAGCGACAGGCATGCAGAAATTGACGGTACGAGAAAGCTGTTTCTGGCTGATGAGTTTTTTATAAAGGGCGGGATGAGGATTCCCGGACGGAATTATTATGGTGACTATCCTCAGATAGAAAATGGAGTAGGACTGGTTCGGCAACTGCTCGAGGAGTGGAAGAAGGTGAAGAAAGCAGTTTCATCCAGGAGATCTTCAGGTAAAAACCGTCTTGTGCTCACATCTGTTTCAGCCTTCCCCTTTCTGGAAAAGATTATACGGGAAGCCGGGGAGAGGCAGAGCAGGAGTATCAGGCTTGTTCCGGTGGTAAATCATTACATGGGTGAGACTGTGACAGTCGCCGGTTTGTTATGTGCTAAGGATATTATAAGAGCCGTAAAGGAGGCTGACCCTGAGCGGAGAGCAGGAACTGTGGTGCTTCCGGAGGTGATGTTCAATTATGCCGGTTATACACTGGATGGATTTTCTTCCTCCCGGATTTCACGTATGCTGATGCGGGAGGTAAGGGTGGCCAATGGGCTCATGGATATTTTCAGGTGAGAAGAAATGGGAAGTGAATCAGAGAGTGAAATTCGTCTGAATCGATACCTGGCGCAGTGCGGGCTTGGATCAAGGCGAAAAGCGGATGAGATGATCGCATCCGGAAATGTTTTTATCAACGGTCAGAGGGTGACTGCTTTAGGTGCCCGTGTCCGGCCTGGTGTAGATAAAGTGGAATACCACGGCAAGGAGGTGAAGCCGCTTCGGAAACTGGAGTATTTTGCTTTTCACAAGCCCAGGGGGCTTATGGTGACTAAAAATGATCCTGAAGGCAGGCCTACTATTTACGATGCTCTGAGAAGAAAGGGACTGGACGCTGATCATCTTAACTATGCCGGGAGGCTGGATTTCAATTCAGAGGGTCTGCTTCTTCTTACCAATGACGGGGATCTTATTCACGCTCTGACTCATCCCAGATTCGGAATAAAGAAGGTTTATCTGGTGAAGGTGAACCGCAGATTGACAGATGAAGAGATTGTCCGGATGAAGGAGGGGATTGAATCTGAAGGACAGGTACTTCATGCCGCGGATGTGCGTCAGGTGGAACCGGAAACTGATGGGAGCCAGTGCTGGTATCAGATCGATCTTTTTGAGGGGAAAAACCGCCAGGTACGCAGGATGTTTGAGGGAATCGGGCTTCTGGTGAGCAGGCTGAGAAGAGTGCAGTTTGGCACATTGCGGCTTCATGATCTGCCCAGCGGAGAGCTTCGCCCATTGACACAACAGGAAGTTGCCGGTCTGAAAAATCTCGGATACAAGGAAAAAAAATGATGAAATTTAAAGCTGCGATTTTTGACCTTGATGGAACACTTCTTAATACGCTGCAGGATATTGCGGATTCGATGAATGAGGTGCTGAAAAACAATGGTTTTCCACAGCATGAGGCGGAGGCATACAAGCTTTTTGTGGGAGAGGGGATGAGAACCCTTGTTCGCAAGGTTCTTCCTGAGAAAGAGCGAGTCGATACAGTGATCGAGAAATGTCTCTCTGAAATGAGGAGAACTTATGGTTCCGGGTGGGCAGAGAAAACCCGTCCTTATGATGGGATTGAGAGCATGCTGAAGTGGCTTAAGGAGAACGGATTGAGGCTCTCTGTGTTATCCAACAAACCTCATGAATTCACCCTTAAATCGATTCGTCATTTTTTTGAAGAATCGATTTTTGAAATAGTGTTGGGAGCAGGAAAGTTCCCTGACAAACCCGACCCGGCATCTGCCATCTACATTTCAGAGCAGATGGGGATACCTCCATCTCAGTTTATCTACCTTGGAGATTCGGGTATTGACATGGCGACTGCGACAGGGGCAGGGATGTTTGCTGTGGGAGTACTGTGGGGGTTCCGGGGCAGAGAGGAACTTACTCTCAGTGGTGCTAATTTACTGGTAAGTAGCCCCGGGGAATTGATTGAATTCCTGGAAAATTCATGAAAGAGATCTTTTCTGTTGCCTTTTATCTTTCCTGGTACATTTAATATATTGAAATCAGGACACAGTGCTCACCAATTTTCAGGAGGATGCCGAGTGAAGCAGTTATTACAGATCTCAGCAGTTTTGATTGCCCTTTTTATGCCTGCACAGAGTCAGGCTCAGATGTCTATCAAATTCAGGGGCAGTGACGGTTGGGGATTGGGCAGCCGGTATGAGCAGATGTACAACAATTATTCGCTTCAGTCATATTATGGCACCATTTCCAAGATAGACACGGTGATACCATCAAACGATATGTCTTACGGGATCTGTTTCTCTCTTAAAACCAGCAATGAGGAGTTTGTGGTTCATCTTGGTCCTGCCTGGTTTGTGCTTCATCAGGATATGAACCTTTCTATCGGAAACAAAGTAGAGGTGAGAGGGGCGAAGGTTTCGATAAACAGTAAACCAACAATTATGGCTGCTGAAGTGAGATACAAGGACAGGGTGCTTATTCTCAGAGATCAGGACGGGTATCCCTACTGGTGTGCCTGGAGAAAGCAGTAGTGTAGTAAAGTTTTGTATCTGAATTATCTGCGCTTTCTGCACAGATAATTCAGACTTCACGGCTGTTTATTTATTCAACTTCGAAGACTCTTCGGGTTTTGTACCTGCTTAGCTTATATCTTAACACAAGAGAGTTACGGCTGCTGTTATAGTGAGTGCGTTTTTCAGCGGGAAGATCGGCAACTGATGCTTTCTGGAAACCCAGTTGCGAGAACCAGTCCGATGTCTGAGTGGTAAGAATAAAAACCGATTTAAGGCGAGCCTTTATCGCTTTTTCTATAAGATATTCTACTATTTTTTTGCCAATACCCAGATTAGTGTACATTTCATCGACTACTATTCCTGCAATCTCTCCCTGGCGGTCAGGAAAGGTATGCAGGGCTCCGCATGCGTGTATAGTGCCGTCTACATCGTAAACAACATAATCATCAACTTTGTCCTGGAGGTCAGAGACACTGCGTTTGACCAGGATTTTCTCCTCTATTGCAGGCTGCATCAGCGAGAGCACACCAGGGATATCCGCAATTGTCATTTGGCGGATATGGTCGTGCTGGTTGGCGTAGATCATGGTGCCAAAGCCCCTGCTGGAGAAAATCTCCTTCAATATCATTCCCTCAGCATGGCCGTTAATTATATGTACACGTTTAACCCCGCTTTCGCAGGCCCTGTGCGCAAGTCTTATCAGTTCCAGTTTCTCTTTGTCTTCTGAGCCTGAGTTCAATTCAAGAAAGGCAGTGGCTTGTTTCAGTGTTAGCTGAGAGATTACGTTGTCGCTTGATACATAAACTCCCTCAGGTATATTGAACCCGTCTGCGGATATTCCACCTTTGTCGGTTACAAAGAACAGCTTTGCCGCGTTCAACTGGATGCTGATTGTGAAGGCGAGATCGTTTGAGGAGAGGTTATACGGTTTGCCGTTGAGACTCCATCCAATATTGGGAAATATGGGAATAAGGTTATCATCGAGGACATTTTTGATGACGTCAATCTGGAGCCTCTCGACTATTCCGGAACTCTGAAAATCAATTCCTTCTCTTACTCCGATGCCCCGGGCCCTCACCCAGTTCCCGATTACCGCCTGTGCGCCGTTTTCTGCCAGCATGGTCATAATTTTATTGGATACATCGAAAGCGGCCATCTTGATTAAAGGGATTGCTTCCGGAGGTGAGATACGGATTCCGTTTGCTGACTGGCATTCGATTTTGTAGGTTTTAAGTATATCATCGATACGTGTCCTGGCGCCCGGGACCAGAATGATCCTTATTCCCATTTTGTGAAGAAGGACAAGGTCCTTGATAAAAACCGGGAAAAAGGGATTGGAAATGAGGACATCGTCGATTTTAATTACAAAGATCTCGTTTTTAAACTGGTCAATGTACCCGAATGCCTGGCGGATGATTTCGACTTGTTCTTTGAGTCTTGATTTGTTCATTTGAGAATTCGCTCCGGAATTTTGCCAAGAGATAAAAATACTATCTGCCTCCGGCTGGTGAAGTATTAGTAGCAGAGGTGGATAAATTGTCTGAAAAAGCCGGAAAATGAAACTACTGTAAAAAATTCTGCCATTTGCTATAATTATATGGATAAAGAAAAATGAGTACCGAACAGGCTTGCCCGATACTGAGGGTGTCAAGTAGAAACCGGCCCGGTCCGGATCAAGGAAAAGACATGAAAAAAAGAATGTTTCTGATTTTTCCCGCTTTTCTTCTGGCAGGATGTGCTCCCGGAATAGAATTGAGTGTTCTTGTCAGTATGATGGAGGATCAGGAGAACTATTTCAGGAATGAAGTTGTAGCTCCTTTTAAGGAGAAAGAGAAAACCGGACTGACGGCTGTTCATTACAGGAATCCTGACAGCCTTGAATATGAGATGAATAAAGAAACCGGGAAAGTTGCGCTTGTAAAAGTTCCGTTCGATAAGAGCAGATCTTTGATGGAAAAAGGGATTTTCAAACCGCTTGATTCTTTCCTGAGCAAGGAAGAACTTAAGAAGTTTGAGGATGATTACCTGCTGACCTCACTTGGAACCTTTGATGGAAAGATCTGCCTCATACCGAGGAAATTCGAAACGCGTGTGGTAGTTTACAGCAGAAGTAAAGTTGCGGATGCTGTGGGGGCGTGGAGAAAGTACAAGGAAAATATCGATCAGGAGCTAAAAAAGTATAACGGTTTCGGACTTCCGGCAACTTATATCCTTGAGGAGGATGTCAATGAGTGGGATTATTTTGACGTTTTTGTTGCCGGTTGGATCTGGGCTCATACTATCTATGACGGAAAGGTGATGCCGAGGGTGGCACACAGGGGACAGCGCAGCTCCGGAACATCACTTCGCCTCATCGACAGAGTCTTCCAGTTAAAGGGGGATTCCACAGATATTCTCACAATGAGTGGCAACAGTGTTGTGGATGCTTTCATGTGGGAAGCTGTATATGCCGCTTCCGGGGTTTACAATCCCAGGATGTGGGAGAAGCGGTGGAGCAATGAGGATATATGGCAGGGGTTTGCGGACGGGGAAGTGTTTTATTCTTTCATGACCCAGCTTGATTGCTTTTTTCTACATGGTACGGGAAGGGACAATCTTAACGGGTATTTTAAGAACCCTGATGACATGGGGGTTGCAACGATGCCTCAGGGGTGTTCCATCGAACTTGACTCCAGGGGAATGCCTCTGCGGGAAGGGAGCAGATCGATCACAACCGGCGGATGGTGGTGGGGTATTCCTCATGACACGCCTGATCCCAGACTATCCTTTAAAATCGCGACTCATGTGACAAGCACTCCTGTCCAGATCCAGGAGTGCAACCGTTTTGGCATGATTCCGGTTCGTAAGGATATTCTAAGTGACATGACCATGTTATTTGGCGGGGGCTGGATTACAGATGTCTATATTGTTTCCTTCAGGCAGTTGATGAACAATGGGCATACGGTTATCCCCGGTAACCCCTGTTTTGAGCAGATAGCTGCGATTTATCTGGATTGCTGGGATGATCTGGTTATAAACAAAAACTGGTCTTCAGACAAGCAGATACCACAGAGGGGGTATTTGGAAGAGATGATCCGGAATGTATATATACCAAAGGCGCAGAGAATTCTTCGGGTGAATACCTGCAAATCTGAATAGTTTTATTTAACGGTTTACATCAGACTTCATTATGGGAAAGACCGACCCTGTACTTGTCAAACTTCGTACTGCTTTTGACTCTGATCGCGGTAATGTCAGGAAGGCTCTGGATCTGGCTCGTTACTACATTGATCATGGTCATCTAAGGCAGGCCTCAGAGCTTTTCAGGGAAGTACTGAAAGAGAACCCACAGGATTTTAATCTGCTGCTTGAATATGGAAATCTCTGTTTTAAGAAGACAGAACTGGAAGATGCGGCAGGTACTTTCAGGACACTTACAGAGCTTTCTCCTGAGCGTATCGAGGGGTGGAATAACCTGGCGATAGTGCTCATCAGGCAGGGGAAAACCGAAGAGGCCAGACAGTGTGTTAAAAAGGTATTGAGGATCGATTCGGAGCACTCCGGGGCGCTTATCAATCAGGGTAATTTCTATTTCGATGAGGGAGAGTTTCAGAAGGCAGCAGATTGTTTCAGGAGTGTAGTTGAGAAGCATCCGGATTTTTCTGATGCCTGGTTTAACCTTGGTAATACTCTCAATGCCCTTGAAGATTATGCAGGTGCAAAGGGTGCGTTTGAGAAGGCGCTCAGGTATAATCCCGGTTTTACATCAGCAATGAAAAACCTGGGGTTTACGCATGAAAAACTGGGTGAAACAGAAAAAGCTGAACAGTGTTATATCAAGGCAGCCGGGATTAACAGGCTTGATTCCGGTATTCATGTGAATCTGGGGTCGCTTTACATCAGGCAGGGCAGGTATGAAGAGGCAAAGAGACATTTTTTAAAGGCTGTGCGCCTGGCTCCCAACAACATTATGGGGTGGACAGGTATCAGGCAGCTTGCTCTTCTCAGGGGTGATTTAAGCACTTTCACCAGATCCACACTGGCGGTTTTACCCCGTTTAAGTGATGAGGTTCTGGCTTGCAGTATCGAAATTCTCTATGAATTGAACCAGATTTCAAGGGCTGAAGCGCTCCTTTTTCAGGCTGATCGTATGGGTAAGGATGGAGATCTTCTGGATGTGCAGAGGCTGCTTATCTACAGGCGTAAGGGAATAAACCAGGGCAGGGTAGTGGCAATTTACAAACGGCTCTCGGGTATGTCTGATCCTCAGGATCAGGTCTTGAAGGGGCTGGCTCGGTTTTCTCTTGAGAATGGTTCATTCAATTCTGCAATCAGATTTGTGGAAAGGATGAGAAAGCCCGATGATGCATCCCGGGGGATACTCTGGCGTGCGATGCTGGGAAACAGGGAGATCGGGAAGGCAAAAGAGTCCGTGGAAAACTATATTAAAGAAAACCCGGATTATTTCGACAGCTATTTTATCCTTGCCAGAATCGAGGCAGAGAGCGGTAACAGGGCCGATGCAGAGAGAAATCTTATACGGGCTCTTGAAAACGGTTATACTGATCTGGAAGAGATAAACAGCAATCCGGACCTCAAGGAGATCTTTGATTCACTTGCACATCTTAAGGAAGTCTATCAGGATTGCCTTGACAAAACTTAATCTTTGAATTATTTAGTTATAAAGCCCGGAGGTCAGGAAAAATGCGCAGAGTAGATCGTTTACCGGAAACAATATTTGGAGTTGAGAACAGCACTGTAGATTCAAACCGTTTCTATTCGATACTTCTGGATGCCAAAGACAGGAGTGTTTCCATGAGCATGTGTGAAATTACCGAGAAGCTTCTGGAGGGAGAAAAGGAGAACGCCAAAATTGCTCTGGAGCAGCTTTGGAATCTCCGTAAAAACATCTTGACAGGTTCAAACAGCAACCTTGACCATTTAATCAGTTTCTACCAGGAGAAAATCGATATACTGAGAGACAAAGAGGAGAATCTGAAAAGAATCAGCAAGGATTCAAAAAAACTTCTGGAGGAAAAACGGAAGAGAGATGAAGAGATCGCAGAGATAAAACAGCAGATTTCTGAGAGCACAAAGCAGCTCAATGAGCTCACAAGCAAATTAGAATCTCTTAAGAGTAAAGAGCAGGAGCTTGCAGGTCAGGAGCAGAAGCTGAAAGAAGAGATCGACAGAAATGAGAATGCAATTATAAATGGGCTCTACGAGATTGTTTTCTCACATAAGGAGGAAAAGAAAACATCCGAAGAGAAGCTTCCTGTTGAAGCTGCGGAAAAGAAGGATGATGAACCTGAAGAGGAAACTGAGGCGCACATCGAAGTTAAAGATTCTCTGCCGCCTCCCATGGAGCAGAAACCGGCTCTGGAGATAATTGAGGAGAGTAAAAGTGATGCCGCCGAGCCCGCTATTCCTGAGACAAAAGAACAACCTGTCGTAGAGATAGAGATATCGCCTTTCCCTAAATCGGTTGTGAAGACCACAAGCGGGAAGATCATAGGTGAATATTATTATGACGGAAAAGTCTACAAAAATGAACGTCATTATATCTTCAACAGTAAATTTTTCTGTGATCAGCTTTTTCTCAAACACAAAATTCTTAAAAACTGTTTCGAGCAGGTGACCTACTCTGAGATCCTTCAGATGATACAGGATGCCTATAAGAGGATAACAGAAAACAACCGTCTCCACTTTGAAGTCTCCACAAACGAGATTCTCAATGAAAAAACTCTCAAACAGCTCTGGCAGGACATGAGGCTGAAATCTCTGGATGAAGCAGAGTGGTTTATTACAAAGCTGCGTGCGAAAATCGATGCGCTGGGATCTAATTACAACGCCATGCTTCAGGAACAGATGAAACGGTGCACAGTAAGTTGATTGTCAGGTCTGCAGTTGTTCTGCTTTTTTTTGTTTTCTTTCTGCATGGTGTTTCCGGGCAGGTGGAGAATCGGGAGAAAAACAGTTCTTCCGATACTGTCCTCAATTTGTCTGCTGATGTAGACAGTTCCGACAGCCTGGCAGGGGGGAGATCCTTTCCGGATAAGCTGAAAGGACTGGCAAAGGGTTTTTCCGGTGTCGTCGCTTTTGTAAAAAAGATAATTCCGGGAACCGGGATTATAACATGGATAAAAGTCAGGACTGGTAAGATTCTCTTTCTGTGTATCTCCCTTGTTGTCATTTTCTACACAATCAACTTTTATCGTCAGAAAACTGAAAAAACCCGGTTTTTGACAACCACAAGACTCTCAATTATGGATAAAGAGGTCCAGAGGGCATGCAGGAATATTGAGACCAATTTTGCTGATCCTGAGTTTTCTGTTAAAAAACTTTGTGAGGAGCTTGTAACCGGAGAGGCGTTTCTGGAGGCACTGTTTCAGAAGGAACTTGGGATGAGTGTGGGTGAGTTTATCGGGCAGGTAAGGATAAACCACGCCAGAATCCTGTTGAACAAGACTCCTTCCTTGACTCCAGAGGAACTTGCTTTCCGATGCGGGTTCCCGGATGCAGAGGCGTTTTCCAGATCGTTCCGCTCGATTGCAGGTATAGGGTTTTCTGAGTATGTAAAATCTCCGGGTATATCCCAGGCTGAACAGGATCAGAGATGAAAAAGACGGTAATGTTCCTTTTGGCTTTTTTCCTGGCTGCCGGGTTTCCTCTTGCGAAGCAGGACTCATTTACTGTTTCCGACACAATGGATCTGCTGCTTGAGGGGCTGTCGGCCGGAGATCTGCGCAGTTATCTGAGTGTGAGGAGTGATTCTGTTGAGTTCAGATCAGAGCTTATTACCCGTCATGTGAACCAGAGTGGTGAGGCTGTGCAGGCGAACCGCATTTCTGAGAGAAGGCGTTTTGGTCCTGATGGCTCTCTGGTGGAGGCTTTTCAGGAAGTTTCCAGCCCTGCGGGGAAAAACTTCTGGACGCTTCGCAGGAATTCCAGCGGTGAGTGGGAGTTGACTGTGAATGCCGGAGGGACCGGGAGTAAACGCATTGTCAAGAGTGTGAATGAAAACTGCAATTCAACCATCCAGATCTACAGAGGCATTTTCGGTTCATCTATCAAACCCGGTGATACCTGGGTTGATACTGCTTTTGAACTTATTTCAGGGCAGCACATCCATACCAGAACCACCTGTCGTCAGGTACCTTCAGAGAAAAACGGGTTCAGGTTTGTATTTGATACAAGAAGCAGCCTTTATGACAGAGATGAGGTCTGGGAGGTTGATAAGAGCGGGCATACTCTACTGCGTGAGGTTTATCCTTTTGTGGCAAAGAGAAAGGGTGAATCCGGCAAAGAGTACAGGACAGCGGACCTGTTTGAGGCGCTTTGTATAAAGAAGGAAAAGTTAGAGACATCTGAGAGGGTTGTTCTGGTCATCGATCCGGACATACTTCACTCATCCGTAAAGCCATTCTACACCGCAAACGGAGATCGTTTTACACTTCTGGATCTGCCCCGGAAATGTACCGGGAAGGAGGTTGCTGTTTCCGATTCACTGAAGAAGTATACTGTGCCGACCCCCACTATGCAGGTTACACATGAGAAGATTGTCAGTCATGCAAATTCACTCAGGGGAGATGCGGCAAACAGTTGTGAACTGGTCGGCAGGTATAACCGCTATGTATTTGAAAAACTGGACAAAAAAAATACAGCCACTTTTTCCAGTGCACTTGAGACACTCAATGCAGGATTTGGTGATTGTGGCGAACACGCTGTGCTTCTGGCGGCTCTGTTGAGGGCATCGGGAATACCTGCCAGGGTAGTTCTGGGGATGGTGTATGTTGAGCGAAAAAGCGGGTATTACTATCATGCCTGGGTGATGGCATTTACAGGGGAGTGGGTCTTTGCTGATCCGGCTTTCGGTATTTTTCCGGCTGCTACAGAG includes the following:
- a CDS encoding DUF512 domain-containing protein, whose translation is MVRGAKIREIHAGSPFYNSGLRRGDLVLEINGSEISDELDFRFFAADSFLNVVLMRGGRKLRFQVERKEGDFLGLDFYENPINRCCNRCIFCFIDQMPPGLRKGLYIKDEDFKHSFLNGNYVTLSGAKKKDLEKLAYLGISPLYISVHATDTEVRNRLLGNRRAAPILDQLGFLKEMGISFHTQIVVCRGYNDGSVLNKTVEDLLALGHSLLSIAVVPVGLTKFRKFPLTGFDSPSAASICREIQLLSDRHAEIDGTRKLFLADEFFIKGGMRIPGRNYYGDYPQIENGVGLVRQLLEEWKKVKKAVSSRRSSGKNRLVLTSVSAFPFLEKIIREAGERQSRSIRLVPVVNHYMGETVTVAGLLCAKDIIRAVKEADPERRAGTVVLPEVMFNYAGYTLDGFSSSRISRMLMREVRVANGLMDIFR
- a CDS encoding rRNA pseudouridine synthase; translated protein: MGSESESEIRLNRYLAQCGLGSRRKADEMIASGNVFINGQRVTALGARVRPGVDKVEYHGKEVKPLRKLEYFAFHKPRGLMVTKNDPEGRPTIYDALRRKGLDADHLNYAGRLDFNSEGLLLLTNDGDLIHALTHPRFGIKKVYLVKVNRRLTDEEIVRMKEGIESEGQVLHAADVRQVEPETDGSQCWYQIDLFEGKNRQVRRMFEGIGLLVSRLRRVQFGTLRLHDLPSGELRPLTQQEVAGLKNLGYKEKK
- a CDS encoding HAD family hydrolase, with translation MKFKAAIFDLDGTLLNTLQDIADSMNEVLKNNGFPQHEAEAYKLFVGEGMRTLVRKVLPEKERVDTVIEKCLSEMRRTYGSGWAEKTRPYDGIESMLKWLKENGLRLSVLSNKPHEFTLKSIRHFFEESIFEIVLGAGKFPDKPDPASAIYISEQMGIPPSQFIYLGDSGIDMATATGAGMFAVGVLWGFRGREELTLSGANLLVSSPGELIEFLENS
- a CDS encoding DNA-binding protein, with translation MKQLLQISAVLIALFMPAQSQAQMSIKFRGSDGWGLGSRYEQMYNNYSLQSYYGTISKIDTVIPSNDMSYGICFSLKTSNEEFVVHLGPAWFVLHQDMNLSIGNKVEVRGAKVSINSKPTIMAAEVRYKDRVLILRDQDGYPYWCAWRKQ
- the argA gene encoding amino-acid N-acetyltransferase; protein product: MNKSRLKEQVEIIRQAFGYIDQFKNEIFVIKIDDVLISNPFFPVFIKDLVLLHKMGIRIILVPGARTRIDDILKTYKIECQSANGIRISPPEAIPLIKMAAFDVSNKIMTMLAENGAQAVIGNWVRARGIGVREGIDFQSSGIVERLQIDVIKNVLDDNLIPIFPNIGWSLNGKPYNLSSNDLAFTISIQLNAAKLFFVTDKGGISADGFNIPEGVYVSSDNVISQLTLKQATAFLELNSGSEDKEKLELIRLAHRACESGVKRVHIINGHAEGMILKEIFSSRGFGTMIYANQHDHIRQMTIADIPGVLSLMQPAIEEKILVKRSVSDLQDKVDDYVVYDVDGTIHACGALHTFPDRQGEIAGIVVDEMYTNLGIGKKIVEYLIEKAIKARLKSVFILTTQTSDWFSQLGFQKASVADLPAEKRTHYNSSRNSLVLRYKLSRYKTRRVFEVE